In the Gemmatimonadaceae bacterium genome, GTGCGCACCGCGACGCGCAGTATGGGATACCGGTTGGCGGGTGCGGTGGCCGCCCGCACCGAATCGCCCGGCGCGGGGCCGGCGTGCACCCGCACATCGGCGAACCCGTCGTTGAACAGCAGTTCGTCCACCGGCGCGCCGTAGGTGGCCCCGAGGTCGTCCCACGACCACCCGAAGCCGAGGGTCGGCCCGGGGAAGGCGTCGGCGCCTACCAAGAGGCGGCCGGCGATGTGCCGGACCCCCGCCGCGTAAAGCGAATCGGCCATGGCGCGCAGCGGCGCCATGGCGTCGCCGCTCATCGAGTCGCTCACCGTCGGGTCGCCGCGCCCGTACACGAGCAGATCCCCGTGCAGTACGCCGTCGCGCAACGGACCGCGCGCGGCGAGCGTGGTGACGTAGCGGTAGTCGGCGCCCAGCTTGGTGAGCGCGACCGCGGTCGTGACCAGCTTCATGTTCGAAGCCGGCAGGAACAGTTTGTCGGCGTTGCGCGAATACAGCGTATCGCCACTCTCGGGGTCCACCACCAGCACGCCCCACAGCGCGTTGCGAAACTCGGGTAACGCGACGAGCGAATCCACGGCCTGCCGCAACTCGGCGCGCGTGTCGGGCCACGGGCCCGGCGCGCGGTGGTGCGAGGCGATGGCCACGGGGGCGGGGCTGGGGGGCGGGGCGGGCGGACCGGCGGCGGGTGCACAAGCGGTGCCCGGCGCCGCGAGCGCAACGGCGCAGGCCCATCGGATGAGCTTGGCGGCAGGAAGGATCACGGTACCCAAGAAGCTACACTTGGCGGACGGCCATCGCTTCGGCGCGGGCGAGGTCGGCCTGTGAGTTCACGCTCAGCAGCAGCCGCGCGGGGTCCCCCAGCGCGGCGACCTCGGCAGCCGACAGCCACGCGGCACGCTTGAGCGAGCGCGCGAACCGTGCTCCGCCGAAGTCTCCGGCACGCAGCGCCGTTTCGAGGTCTGCGATGCATCCCGGACCGTAGCAGGCGCAGAACGGTTCCATTCCCACCGGCGAGGCGCTCTCGGGAAAACAGGCGTCGGCGCCGGCCTCCAGGTACCTGCGCCAGAGCGCCCGCAGCAGCGGCGCGGTAACGAACGGCATGTCCCAGGCGACGACCAGTGCCGCCCGGCCCGTGTGGACGAGGGCAGCGTGCACCCCACTCAGCCCGCCGCCACCGGGAATCCGGTCGGGAATGCACGGCACGCCAGGTAGACACGCCGCAGATGCCGA is a window encoding:
- a CDS encoding molybdenum cofactor guanylyltransferase, which encodes MPPRAASSPAHPPVGIILAGGASTRFGAPKGLAVVGGVRIVDRVARALRDAGGELLLVANDSASAACLPGVPCIPDRIPGGGGLSGVHAALVHTGRAALVVAWDMPFVTAPLLRALWRRYLEAGADACFPESASPVGMEPFCACYGPGCIADLETALRAGDFGGARFARSLKRAAWLSAAEVAALGDPARLLLSVNSQADLARAEAMAVRQV